In the genome of Drosophila pseudoobscura strain MV-25-SWS-2005 chromosome 3, UCI_Dpse_MV25, whole genome shotgun sequence, one region contains:
- the Atg9 gene encoding autophagy-related protein 9A, which translates to MMSSPNINYSSLAEANPFREPEQHDEATTKADDAKSFTAAAHLDPHNDHEPENEDTPRNSGIMIHMVPETGRARWNHIEDLDSFFSRMYNYQQKHGFQVIVLDEVFQVLEFGFVVWLLTFVTYCIKHDVLFGDTLPPGSNPTKTTLSDVGMTTGECVAKFSWFTYLVIFIAAIYLGFRVLKMIYHITQYADIKKFYNTALGIEDTDLDNITWHEVQQRIRKVQAEQHMCIDKESLTELDIYHRVLRFKNYLVALMNKQLLPVRFHLPFLGEICSLSRGMLFNIDFILFRGPGSPFQNNWQLRDEFAVRSNQTELAQRLSKLILGVALVNLLLSPVIFIWQLIYFSFSYANILRKEPSALGLRTWSNYGRLYLRHFNELDHELDARLNRAYEYADRYLSSFSSPLAAVIARNLLFVSGGLLLLILAFGIYEEHVFQVEHVLTIIAVLTVVGVVARTMIPDENMIWCPEQLMTAILAHVHYLPTEWKQHAHTALVRNEFSNFFQFKAGYLLSEIFSPFVTPFVLIFVFRPKAMEIVKFFRTFTVSVRGVGNVCSFAQMDVRKHGNPDWQLNSDLEEFAKPQQTSLVGGKTEMSLVRFTLNNPEWQMPKEASLFIKGIREHAIEELVQAKTSALQDNPLTHSLISFGTIGEEYCSIANSVLAAQLSPTQMELSQSLRPGGFPVAGSDFRQMLQQNLTASVGPLDSMRRLRLSRAEGRLEGPADTLLYSLYGVDPRLSKNPMSVGVADMCLSALYLHELSQQKRKARQSRIVEMEDEQPGPSHWQRPPGPGGAHPPPPSSSSSRHNVITSKAAESTPLLGSIRS; encoded by the coding sequence ATGATGTCAAGCCCAAATATCAACTACAGCTCCTTGGCCGAGGCGAATCCGTTTCGAGAGCCCGAGCAACATGacgaagcaacaacaaaagcggaCGACGCAAAATCATTTACAGCTGCTGCGCATTTAGACCCCCACAACGACCATGAGCCAGAGAACGAAGATACTCCACGCAACAGTGGCATCATGATACACATGGTGCCAGAGACGGGCAGGGCGCGATGGAACCACATCGAGGACCTCGACTCGTTCTTCTCCCGCATGTACAACTACCAGCAGAAGCACGGCTTTCAGGTGATTGTCCTAGACGAGGTGTTCCAGGTGCTGGAGTTTGGCTTTGTGGTATGGCTGCTCACCTTCGTGACGTACTGCATCAAGCACGACGTGCTCTTCGGGGACACGCTGCCCCCGGGGAGCAACCCCACCAAAACCACACTCAGCGATGTGGGCATGACCACCGGGGAGTGCGTGGCCAAATTCAGTTGGTTCACCTACCTTGTCATATTCATAGCTGCCATCTACTTAGGCTTTCGGGTGCTCAAAATGATCTATCACATCACGCAATACGCGGATATCAAGAAGTTCTACAACACGGCCCTTGGCATCGAGGACACGGACCTGGACAACATCACCTGGCACGAGGTGCAGCAGCGCATTCGCAAGGTTCAAGCCGAGCAGCACATGTGCATTGACAAGGAGTCCCTCACGGAGCTGGATATCTACCATCGCGTGCTGCGGTTCAAGAACTATCTGGTGGCCCTGATGAACAAGCAGCTGTTGCCCGTGCGCTTCCACCTGCCGTTTCTGGGCGAGATATGCTCCCTCAGCCGGGGGATGCTCTTCAACATCGACTTTATTCTATTTCGCGGTCCCGGATCGCCCTTCCAGAACAATTGGCAGCTGAGGGACGAGTTCGCGGTGAGAAGTAACCAAACGGAGCTGGCCCAGCGCTTGTCCAAGCTGATACTGGGTGTGGCCCTGGTCAATCTCCTCCTGTCCCCTGTGATCTTTATCTGGCAGCTCATCTACTTTAGTTTCTCCTACGCAAATATCCTGCGGAAGGAGCCGAGTGCCTTGGGCCTACGCACCTGGTCCAACTATGGACGCCTCTATCTGCGTCACTTCAACGAGCTGGATCACGAGCTCGATGCGAGACTGAACCGCGCCTACGAGTATGCCGACCGCTACCTCAGTTCCTTCTCCTCCCCGCTGGCCGCTGTGATAGCCCGCAATCTGCTGTTCGTGAGCGGAGGTCTTCTTCTGCTGATCCTGGCCTTTGGCATATACGAGGAGCACGTCTTCCAAGTGGAGCACGTTCTCACCATCATAGCCGTTCTCACTGTGGTGGGCGTCGTCGCCCGAACGATGATACCCGATGAGAACATGATATGGTGTCCCGAACAGCTGATGACTGCCATTCTCGCCCACGTCCACTACCTGCCTACAGAGTGGAAGCAGCATGCCCACACGGCACTTGTCCGCAATGAGTTTAGCAACTTCTTTCAGTTCAAGGCGGGCTACCTGCTCAGCGAGATCTTCAGTCCGTTCGTGACTCCATTCGTCCTGATCTTCGTGTTCAGGCCCAAGGCCATGGAGATTGTCAAGTTCTTCAGAACCTTTACGGTCTCGGTGCGTGGAGTGGGCAACGTCTGCTCGTTCGCCCAGATGGATGTGCGCAAGCACGGCAATCCAGACTGGCAGCTGAACAGCGACCTGGAGGAGTTCGCCAAACCGCAGCAGACGAGTCTGGTCGGTGGAAAGACGGAAATGTCGCTGGTTCGCTTTACGCTCAACAATCCTGAATGGCAGATGCCCAAGGAGGCTTCGTTGTTTATCAAGGGCATCCGGGAGCACGCCATAGAGGAGCTGGTACAGGCCAAGACCTCGGCCTTGCAGGACAATCCGCTCACCCACAGCCTGATCTCATTCGGCACCATTGGCGAGGAGTACTGCTCAATTGCCAACTCGGTTCTGGCCGCCCAGCTGAGTCCCACCCAGATGGAGCTCTCCCAGTCCCTTCGCCCCGGAGGCTTTCCCGTCGCCGGCAGCGACTTCCGCCAGATGCTGCAGCAGAATCTGACCGCCAGCGTGGGACCCCTGGACAGCATGCGACGCCTGCGGCTTAGCAGGGCTGAGGGCCGCCTCGAAGGACCCGCAGACACGCTCCTATACAGCCTCTACGGTGTGGATCCGCGGCTCTCCAAGAATCCCATgagtgtgggcgtggccgacATGTGCCTCAGCGCCCTCTACCTGCACGAGCTGAGCCAGCAAAAGCGCAAGGCGCGCCAGTCGCGCATCGTCGAGATGGAGGACGAGCAGCCAGGGCCAAGCCATTGGCAGCGGCCACCAGGTCCAGGTGGTGCACACCCGCCCCCGCCGTCTTCATCGAGCTCCCGCCATAACGTGATTACCTCAAAGGCTGCCGAGAGCACACCGCTGCTGGGTAGCATCCGCTCATAG
- the LOC4803809 gene encoding RING-type E3 ubiquitin-protein ligase PPIL2 has product MGKRQHQKDKMYLTYTEWSELYGGKKTESAENNHVKFKRLPYEHCSITMAPYEMPYCDLNGNVFEYEAILKFLKTFKINPITGQKMDSKSLVKLNFYKNATDDYHCPALFKPFTKNSHIVAVATTGNVYCWEAIDQLNIKTKNWKDLVDDTPFQRKDIITIQDPQKLEKFDISTFHHIRKNLRVLTDEELLERKDPASGRIKTMNLETKETLAQLQRDYQPAEEAPSTSKRTADKFNAAHYSTGAVSASFTSTAMMPVSQIEAAIIDDDLVKYERVKQKGYVRLNTNFGPLNIELYCDQIPRACDNFIKHCADGYFNNVLFHRSIRNFIVQGGDPTGTGSGGESIWGKKFDDEFKPNLTHTGRGVLSMANSGPNTNGSQFFITYRSCKHLDGKHTIFGKVVGGLDTLQKIENIEVDNKDRPIEDIIIENAQVFVNPFADAAEQLAKERENEAASIQETAEKAEQQKRLNEPLKVYREGVGKYLKMNAAPKKPESPLLAAQTAKRKKLAGGFGDFSSW; this is encoded by the exons ATGGGCAAACGACAGCACCAAAAGGATAAAAT GTACTTGACGTACACGGAGTGGAGCGAGTTGTACGGTGGAAAGAAAACCGAATCCGCGGAGAACAACCATGTGAAGTTCAAGCGGTTGCCCTACGAGCACTGCTCCATTACCATGGCTCCCTACGAGATGCCCTACTGCGACCTCAATGGCAATGTTTTTGAGTATGAAGCAATCTTGAAGTTTTTGAAAACCTTTAAGATCAATCCTATAACAGGCCAGAAAATGGATTCAAAGTCATTGGTGAAGCTGAACTTTTACAAGAATGCTACCGATGATTACCACTGTCCCGCTCTGTTTAAGCCCTTCACCAAGAACTCGCACATTGTCGCCGTGGCTACAACGGGCAATGTCTACTGCTGGGAAGCCATTGATCAGCTGAAtattaaaaccaaaaactggAAGGACTTGGTGGATGACACACCGTTCCAGCGCAAGGATATTATTACCATACAAGATCCGCAGAAGCTGGAGAAGTTCGATATATCCACCTTCCACCACATTCGTAAAAACTTGCGAGTGCTTACAGACGAGGAGCTCCTGGAGCGCAAAGATCCGGCCAGTGGGCGCATTAAGACCATGAATCTGGAAACGAAAGAGACCTTGGCACAGCTGCAAAGGGACTACCAGCCTGCTGAAGAGGCACCTTCCACTTCCAAGCGAACAGCAGACAAATTCAATGCGGCTCATTATTCCACTGGAGCAGTGTCTGCCAGTTTCACATCCACAGCCATGATGCCTGTCTCCCAGATTGAGGCGGCTATCATTGACGATGATTTGGTGAAATATGAGCGGGTCAAGCAGAAGGGCTATGTGCGTTTAAACACCAACTTTGGCCCATTAAACATTGAGCTCTACTGCGATCAGATACCACGCGCCTGCGACAACTTTATCAAACATTGCGCCGATGGTTACTTCAACAATGTATTGTTCCATCGATCCATTCGGAACTTTATA GTTCAAGGTGGCGACCCCACAGGCACCGGTTCGGGAGGTGAATCTATCTGGGGCAAAAAGTTCGATGATGAATTCAAGCCGAATCTGACGCACACGGGACGGGGTGTTCTTTCCATGGCAAATTCAGGACCCAACACAAATGGTTCCCAGTT CTTCATCACCTATCGATCCTGCAAACATCTCGACGGCAAACACACCATCTTTGGCAAGGTGGTTGGCGGCCTTGACACACTccaaaaaatagaaaacatCGAGGTGGACAACAAAGATCGACCAATCGAGGATATCATAATTGAAAATGCCCAAGTCTTTGTTAATCCCTTTGCTGATGCCGCGGAACAGCTGgccaaagagcgagagaatgAAGCGGCCAGCATACAGGAGACGGCCGAAAAGGCAGAACAGCAGAAACGCCTCAATGAGCCACTCAAGGTCTACAGGGAAGGCGTGGGCAAGTACCTAAAAATGAATGCCGCGCCCAAGAAACCAGAGTCCCCGCTCCTGGCAGCACAAACAGCCAAAAGGAAGAAGCTTGCAGGCGGTTTTGGTGATTTCTCTAGCTGGTAG